The following proteins are encoded in a genomic region of Lytechinus variegatus isolate NC3 chromosome 7, Lvar_3.0, whole genome shotgun sequence:
- the LOC121417988 gene encoding retinol dehydrogenase 13-like, with amino-acid sequence MNGRIFLVTGATNGIGQHTALKLAKTGATVLVHGRAPAKVDATVADIKKVTGNENIKGYIADLAHLASIRRLSDELHASYKHIDVLINNAGVFEEVRKESNDGYEMTFAVNVLAPFLLTSLIQDLLKAGTKSRIINVSSISQATFLDLDNFQIKDNYGDGHKAYEQSKICEIMFTIDMAERFHKDGITVNCLDPGTVNTRMLLKSWGPVGIPVEEADNEYHLSTDAKYENVTGEYFVGMRKTRASTVAYDKKLREKLWNHLVDITGAQYD; translated from the coding sequence ATGAATGGCCGCATTTTCTTGGTAACGGGTGCTACAAATGGCATTGGACAGCACACTGCCCTGAAACTGGCCAAGACCGGCGCAACGGTTCTTGTTCACGGGAGAGCTCCGGCGAAGGTTGATGCCACTGTCGCAGACATCAAGAAGGTTACAGGCAATGAAAACATCAAAGGCTACATTGCTGACCTGGCACACTTGGCAAGCATCCGTCGACTCTCAGATGAGCTTCATGCTTCTTATAAACACATTGATGTCCTAATAAACAATGCTGGTGTCTTTGAAGAGGTCAGGAAGGAATCAAATGATGGATACGAAATGACTTTTGCAGTGAATGTCTTGGCACCTTTCTTGTTGACATCTCTCATTCAAGATCTGCTGAAGGCAGGTACAAAAAGCAGAATCATCAATGTCAGTTCCATCTCTCAGGCCACTTTTCTTGACCTTGATAATTTCCAAATTAAAGACAATTATGGCGATGGACACAAGGCATATGAACAGTCCAAAATATGTGAGATAATGTTCACCATAGACATGGCTGAACGTTTCCATAAAGATGGAATTACAGTGAACTGTCTCGACCCAGGAACTGTTAATACCCGAATGTTGCTGAAAAGCTGGGGCCCAGTAGGAATTCCTGTTGAGGAGGCAGATAATGAATATCATCTTTCAACTGATGCTAAATATGAAAATGTCACTGGAGAGTACTTTGTGGGTATGAGGAAAACTAGAGCATCTACGGTCGCTTATGACAAGAAGCTCAGAGAAAAACTTTGGAATCATCTCGTTGACATAACTGGAGCCCAATATGACTAA